Sequence from the Spirochaetae bacterium HGW-Spirochaetae-1 genome:
AACGGGTCTTTTCCAATATTTCAACCCAGCTGTCCACGGCGCTCTCGGAAGGATACAGCTTCAATACGTCGATATAATTCTGTCGTTGAGCTGATTTATCATTATCGATAATGGCTTTAACCAGCAAAGGGAGGAACTCCGGCGGTGTATTTTTCTGAATGTAGGAGATGGAGGCCTTCCGCTCCTCCTCTTTTGCCGAGGTTATGTTGTTGAAAATTTTCTTCCCCGTATCTTCGGTACTCTTTTCTCCCCCATCCTGGGCCTGAAGTGCCGTGGCAGCACACACCATGAGGCCGATGATAATCCAGCGGCAGATGTGACCATTTATTGCTGACAATCGTATTTTCTTGTTCATATTTAAGTCCCGTTGGAATTCTACCGGGTTTCTTTCCCGGATCAGGCTCACTATATATAAAAACCCGGCATAACCGGGTCTCGCTGTCTATTCAGTCTATCATATTTATCGGGCTGAGGCGGCCCTTCCCTGCCACGAGACCGACGGTAAAGCTCCATCCATGACGCAGGCAGTGCAGACTCCCTTACCGTCGTGAAACGTATTTTCTACTTGAAGGTACCGTTGAGATAATTCTGAACGATGGCGTTAATAACATCTTTTTTCAGCACATCCCGGTTCAGTTTATCATATTCATACACAACCAGCATGATGCCGCCCACGAGCATGGAGGCGGTTATCGTCGGATTAAGGTCCTGCCGGAAAAACCCTCTGTTCCTTAATTCGGTTATTTCGCTGGCGATGATATTCTTAATGTTTTCCACGGAAATATTCACCTGGTCCACCACCTCCTGGTCGATACCGATGATATCCTTGAATATGAGCTTGATTACAATGGGCTCACTGAGGAGCATTTCTATACTGGAGTAGATCCGCTTAGTTATGAGATTTATCACATCATCATGAGAAGGATTTGAATTCAGGTACTCGCGAAGATCGTCCTGATCCAGAACATCCTCTATCTTTTCAATAACCGCTTCCATAAGGGCATACAGAATTTCCTTTTTATTGCTGAAATACTGATATACGGTTCCCCGCGCTATATTGAGCTTTTCGCAGACCTGTCCGATATGGGTGCTCTGAAACCCCTTATCTATAAACATGTCCTTGGCAGTATCAATTATCTGCTGTTTTCTTCGTTCTCCCTTGGGTGGCATACAACTTACCTCGTTTTGATAATTCTAAAACTGTAGATGGATCATGCAATGTTTGAAATAAAATTGACTTTGCTATCTGCACAAAGTGATGAACAATAATAGTCTAAAAGCATATTAAATCAGACGTTCCGATGATCTTTTTAAGCGTTTGATCTCTTCCTTGATGGGAATGAGAGCATCCTTCAATTCCTTGATCATTTCGTCGGCTCTCTCCTGGATTTCTTTACTCATAGATACCACATATTTCTTAATCTGTGTTGATCATGTTTTCATGTGCGGCAGAGTCATGATTTCTCTTTACTACTGTATCGTCCATCCTTCAGGTCTTCTTTAAAGGATATAAACACCCTGCCCGATTAAAAATGATTTCTATGACTGCTCTTTTCTGTTTATGTAATTTTAAATAGATATAATTACAATTTATTGTATAATATAAAATAAATAATCTGTGGGTCAACAATTTTTCAGGACACATTCAATATTTTTATAGATAAAAATTTTTATTATTACATGTTAAAAAATGGCGGGTAATACTGAAATGGGACAGGATCAGGCAAGTTTGATAGTAAAAACTGATGCAGTTCCTTCTATTGCTCTCCGATGATTTCGAAACACTGCATCAGTTTCCTTTTGTCTTCCACATGGCAACCTCATTATTTATGCACTCACATTAAGCGAAGCCCCGGGAATGCTCTTACCTTCATGAACCCTAAGTTTTGATCCAATGAGCGTATAAAGAAAATTCTGCACATCCTGAAGATCCATCATCACTTTTTCTTGAATCTCGGCCTGTTTCACTTCCTGAGGAGTTTTCATGGCCGGAAGGGCATTAGCGGTTTCTTCCGCCGGCAAATTCATTACGGCTTGATAGTTGCCCGAATAGGTGTTGGTATAAGCAGTGTTGACTTCCATTTCAACAACCTCCTTCCTTGGATTGTATCTACTAACAATTTCGGTATATTAAAAATTTTTGATAATAGAAAAATAAAAAAAATTACTATTTATTGCCGATAGTATCTTTAATATTGTCTAAAAAAATACTGTTTCCCAAAATCAATTTTCTTCCTTTTTTTAGTTGAAAAAAAGATAAATATGACTATGCTGGCGCACACAATCTAAGCGGAAGGTACTATGCGAAATAATAAAATCTTATTCAATCTTTACCAGGTCTACAAGTACATTGTGTATCTGCCATTTCTGGCCATTTCAACGACCGTGTGTGGAATAGTGGCAGCGGTCCTGGCCATTGCCGTGCATCCCAAAATCGGCACTGTCATGGGGATCATCTGGGCCCGCCTCAATGCCTACATGACACCCATGTTCGTGAAGGTGATCGGGAAGAAAAATATCGATAAAAACCAATCGTATATCATCATTTCAAATCACCAGAGCCAGTTCGATATTTTCCTCCTCTACGGCTGGATTCCCGTAGACTTCAAATGGGTGATGAAGATAGAACTCCGGCAAATTCCCTTTCTCGGATACTCATGTTATAAAATCGGGCATGTTTTCATCGACCGCTCCAATTCCCAGGCCGCAATTGATTCCATCAATGAAGCCAAAAAAAGCATCACGGGAGGGACCAGCATAATTTTCTTTCCCGAGGGACACCGAAGCTCCGACGGCAGGCTCCTGGAATTCAAAAAGGGCGCCTTCAAATTCGCCCTGGATATGAACCTTCCCCTGCTGCCTGTTACCATCATCGGAACAAAAGATGTGCTTCCCAGCAACACCATGGCACTCTTCCCGGGAAAAGCCAAACTGATCATCCATCCCCCCATCGAAGTGACGGGTTACAACGAGGACAACATCCAGGTCCTCATGGACAAAGCGAGGGATTCCATCCAGAAGGGCTTCGATGAGCACCATTCATGAAAAGGGACCCACAGGATCTTCTGCAGACCGGCCGTGACGCCCTGTCAGGCCTTTCCTGTGAATACGCCGAAATCCGGATTTCATGTGGATCAGGTACATCGATTTCTCTTTCTGGCGATGATATAGATTCCTTTTCCACCGGTGAATCAATCGGCGGCTCTGTCCGGGTGCTGAAAGACGGAGCGTGGGGATTCGTCTCATTCAATGATTTCTCCGAAATCAAACGTTTCGCCCGCCGTGCCATGGAACTGGCATTGCAAATAGCGGGAAGTGAAAAATCTTCCGTAGCCCCATATGGGCCGGTCCGGCGGCGATTCAGCACCGGGGCGGGGAAAAACATCAATGATATATCGATCGACGAAAAATTCCAGCTCATCCGCTCATATAATAACATACTGAAATCGTCGCCCGACATTCAGACGACGCGCGCAATTTACCGAGATACTGTTTCACAGTACATTCTGCTCAATACCGAGGGATCGGAAATCATTTACAACCGTTCCTATTGCGGTGTCTCGCTCAGTTCAATAGCCAGGAGCGGTTCCGTTATTCAGCCCTTTCACAACTCCATTTCGGGATACGGCGGATACGAAATCGTTGAAGACCGCGAGGAAATAGCCGAGGAAGTAGTCAGGACAGCCGTTGATCTGCTCAAGGCCGAAGCGGCTCCCGGCGGCACCTGCGCCGTCATTGTTGATCCCAAGCTGGCCGGCGTATTCATTCACGAGGCCTTCGGTCATCTTTCCGAGGCCGATTTCATCCATGAAAATGAGGAAATGCGGAGGGTGATGGTCCTGGGCAGGCAATTCGGCCCCGAAGGCCTGAATGTCTATGATGACGGCAGCCTGGCCCATCTCCCGGGTTACACGCCCTTCGACGATGAAGGGGTCCTTCCTGAAAAAACGGCCCTTATATCAGGGGGGATGCTCACCGGCAGGCTCCATTCCCGTGAAACGGCAGCCAGGATGAATGAAAATCCCACGGGAAACGGCCGGGCCATTAACGTCATGCGGCAGCCCATTGTAAGAATGACCAACACCTATATCGACAAAGGACCTTACAGTAAAGAAGATATCTTTTCAGCCGTTGACCGGGGTATCTACGCCATCGATGTCATCGGAGGTCAGACCAACCTGGAGATGTTCACCTTTACCTCGGGATTCGGTTTTGAAATTAAAAACGGCAAACGGGGAAAAATGTACCGCGACATACAGCTCTCGGGCAATGTCTTCCAGACCCTTAAAAATATAAAAATGATCGGGAACGATCTCCAGATGTTCGGCGGCCTCGGCGGCTGCGGCAAGGGGGGACAGAGCCCCCTGCCCGTATCATTCGGAGGGCCCCACATGCTGATAGAAGAGGTTCTTATCGGGGGCAAGCAATGATCGACTCCCTCATTAAAAAGCTTCCGGATACGGTAAATTGGTTCGATATCCTCTCAACTGAGGGAACCAGCACCTCCATTTCATTCAAGAACAACCGGCTCCATTCTCTCAATGAAAAACAGAACAGCGGTTCAGGCATACGGATCAACATTGATAACCGAACCGGTTTCTCTTACACCAACGACAGTTCAAATATGGACGGTATTATAGAAAGGGCCCTGGCCATGGCCTCATATGGCGATCAGGAAGGGTTCCTCCTCCCCGGTCCCGCCCCCGCCGCTTTTGAACCCTTTGATGAGAAAATCAGTTTATTTGACACCAGGGATGAAATAGAAAAGGGAAACAACGTCATTGCCGACATCCTGGCGCGTTATCCCAAGGCCAATATAGATGTGAGCATGGGCGCGTCCCTGGGACTGACCCGCATCGTCAATTCCAGTGGCTTTAATGCAACATATAGAAATTCCTTTTACTCCCTGTCCGTATCTATCACGGTCATACAGGACGACGGGACAAAAATAGATGTGTGGGACAGCATCTCGTCCATGTCTCCCCGGGACTGCGACGAAATCCCGGGCAGACTTCTTGAGCGGATACGGCTGGCTGAAAACACCCGCTCCGCCGAGAGCGGTAAAATTCCCGTCATACTTACACCACGGGCCTTTTCCCGGCTCCTGGGAATAGTGGCCTCGGGTCTCGACGCCAGATCCGTATACCGCGGCATATCCCCCTTTAGCGGAAAAACCGGCGAGAAGTTTTTCAATGAAGGATTTACCCTCACCGATGATCCCACTGCCCTCGATTCCCCCTACAGCTATCCTTTCGACGATGAGGGTGTTCCCGGCCTGCGAAAAGACCTTATCAGGAGCGGTATCATTGAAAATTTTGTGACCGATCTGAAGCATGCCGAAAAGCTTGGGCTCATTCCCGGCGGAAACGCGTCACGGGGATACGCCTCCCTGCCGTCACCTTCCTTCAGCAGCATCATCATAGGAGAAGGAACTGCATCCATGGAAAGCATGCTCCGGGATATGGGACGCGGCATCCTGGTGGAACAGTTTATCGGACTGGGACAGTCCAACACGCTGACCGGTGACTTTTCCGGAAACCTGGACCTGGCCTACCTGGTGGAAAACGGGGAAATAACGGGAAGGGTCAAAGACTGTGTGCTGGCCGACAATATTTTCTCTCTTCTGGGCGGTGAACTGGTTCTGAGCAGTGAACGGGAGCAGACCGGCTCCGTGCTCTCCCCCTTTGCCTTTTTTCCCGCCGTCAACTATACTAGATAAGGACGTATGTCTGTGGCAATCATGCCGGCGCGGAGGGCCGCCTGCAAACCGGCGTCACCGTCCTCGAAAACCTGACACCGGTGAGGAGCCGTTCCCATGAGTTCCGCGCAGCGAAGAAATGTTTCCGGCTCCGGTTTATGTCGTTCAACATCATCGGCGGCGACAAGAATTGGAAAATATT
This genomic interval carries:
- a CDS encoding 1-acyl-sn-glycerol-3-phosphate acyltransferase is translated as MRNNKILFNLYQVYKYIVYLPFLAISTTVCGIVAAVLAIAVHPKIGTVMGIIWARLNAYMTPMFVKVIGKKNIDKNQSYIIISNHQSQFDIFLLYGWIPVDFKWVMKIELRQIPFLGYSCYKIGHVFIDRSNSQAAIDSINEAKKSITGGTSIIFFPEGHRSSDGRLLEFKKGAFKFALDMNLPLLPVTIIGTKDVLPSNTMALFPGKAKLIIHPPIEVTGYNEDNIQVLMDKARDSIQKGFDEHHS